Within Seriola aureovittata isolate HTS-2021-v1 ecotype China chromosome 12, ASM2101889v1, whole genome shotgun sequence, the genomic segment CAACATGGTTATGAGGTTAGAATAAGATACCTGTTGTCAGATGCTAGACCGAAGGTGACAGATAACAAGAGAGTCCAGTTCTGTGTGCTTTAAGTCTGAGGAGAAATGATGGAGGTGGAGACTGATGATGCTGGAAGAGACAGTAGTTTGCTCCGCTGCAGTCGTCTTCCTCGGTGGTTGTCGTCAGTACCGTGAGAGCAGAGTATTACCGCCCTCTACCGGCACGAATGAGCTCCTCCTTTCCTGGAGGATTTCTCAGTTTTTGATGAGTTTTGTTCAACTACTACTATCCACTGTTTctgaaaaagtatttattacATGATAATActaaactactactactactactactactactactactactatggTAAAGAGGAAAGCCATATATTTCCCTTTTTTGGTTTCAAACCCATACAAATGCCACAGAATAAcattaatttgaaaagaaaaatcacacgTTTGTTACCACTTGTCAAtcaatttttattctttttattgtttttatttcataaaaaaagtttattgtGTATCACTTTTTCTAtgtacatgcatacacacaaacagtaaagaCATAGTGTGATTTGTCATTTGCAAAAACTATGAGGATGAAAGCATTGTTTACATGCCTGTCTTATAAAACATGTGATGATCTGATGATGATTTGAatttaactctgtttttttgtttagatGTGGTTTTACAGTCCTGTCTTGGTTTGGCCTTGTGATTTAATTTGTAGTCTTGCCCTGCATAGAAGGCTATCATTTCTTAggcactttgttttttttactgtggttCTGCTGGATCGGTATAACGAAAGGGATCATAAAGGTCACGTTTGAAATCATAAGGGTCAAAGTAAGGGTAGGGGCCTTTCGCAGTGGCTGGTGATGCAGGGGCACTTTCCTCAGCTTTTGCTGCTTCCTCTTTCACCACTTTCTCCTCGGCAGGTGCCTCTGGTGCGGCTGTTTCCTGAATAGGGCGGGGAGGGTGGTCGATGAGGCAGTCAGGATCCCAGTATGGGTCACAGTCATACTCCATACCTTTGGCAGTgacagcaggaggtggaggtgggacAGACTTTttaggagcaggaggaggtgggggtggttgggttggagctggagctggagcctttatctcctcctctgttttggGCCTGCAGGCGGGGTTGAGTCGTGGGTCGCACAGCACTGGAACAGCCCCTGTTGGCAAGTACACGATTTGAGGTTTGCACAGTGGGTCTTTAGGGTTACACAGATAGATCCTCTGAGCATTCTCCAGAGGGTCTGGTGTAGGAGCAGGGGtggtgggaggtggaggaggctggGTGGTTGTAGTTGGTGCTGCAGTGGTAGTCAGTACACCCAGGACATTTTGATAACTGGAAGCGTCTGGGCCATAGGTCAACTCCAAGTGACGCATCTGCTGATACAGCATCCTGATCCTGTCAATCTCATAGATCTgatggagaaacacagaaaaatatcagagacaaaacaaaacatttttacctGAATAGAACCACATATGTAGTATTTAATATTTCCACTCATCCTCAACTTACTCCCTCAATGTGTCCAATGCTGTTGTAGAAGCGGTAGTAGGACTGAAAGTCCGGGGTGCCACGGTACCACTTTGGGTCAATGTTTCTCTTAGGTCGAGAATTAGTCAAGAAATCATGTGCTTGAGCTGCGTCAATGTTGAATGGATTCCCTGTGGATGAACATGGAAGCAGGAATTATAAGGATACTGTTCTGACACCATTTGAATTCCAATTTGAGAAGTACTCTGTTTTTAATCACTAAGAAATTTGGTAAAAACGGAGTGGAAGATTAAATACCTCCAGAATTCTTTACTTTCACAAGAGATGTTGCTTCTAGAAAACctgcagggaagcagaggaAACATAAACTTCACTATGCAAAGTATGACAGTACACAGACACTAAAACAATCATCCAAGTGGCTGCTCTAAGAGTGCAAAGACTCTCTATTCACTAGCTTGAATCCAGCATTAAGTCAACTCTTTAATAAAggtcaaatgaaaaataactcaTTTCATGCACTTTACTCAGACAAACCTGGCATTAACAGCAGGCAGCACAGCGCCCTCGACAGGGACACGTGGAAAAGCATCTTTGGCATCTGCAATTGTGATATCAAGCATAACCCCAATTATTTAGCATTTCGTCTTACATGCTGTTATTTATAAAAGGATATGAAATAGGTATacacacagaaccacacacaaAGGTACATACTGCACACTGAAAGCAAAAATTGTACAAAAAATATCCAGGAACTCTCAAAAGTTTCACAATCCATGACATTGACCACCAGATGAAGATTCACTGCCTTCAAAAACTTACATTGTAGTCTATCTGTACTACTTAgtaatgaacatttttatttcctgtcaagTTACTACTATACTTTGCATGTTTATTCAATTATAGTATCTGTCTGATATTTATTTACCGATCTGTTTGCTGCGACATTTGCAGATCAGCTCTCAAATAATTTAAACCACCACAGACAACGTGatggaaattaaatatttgaaaatgtccaTTTTTAAACTTGACAAGGCTGCTACAGTAAAAATGAGAACTGAACCTGCTCACCTGCTGTTGCATCTCCCCAGCCCTGGTCTAATCTGCTGCACAACATAACTGTTCATAAATACTACTGTTGATCCTGGGGCCTTTCCATTGGCCACTGAGCTGCAAGTCGGCCTAACTCCACCCCTTGAGCGTTTTCTGTTGAGACGTGGAAGAGCTCATTAGCACGCTGAGCATGAACCAGCAGTAAAAGATcaacttcaaacaaaatgttACTCCTTGTAAAGCCACAAGAAACAGCCCTGTAACAGCAGGTCACCCACTGGGTGCACAGGCAGTCAAGTTACCTAGAGTTACCATAGGGATCGCAGTCCTGGATGAAGCCAACAGTGGAGCTAGAATTCTTGCattcaaaaacagaaagtttCTAAAATCTATAGCTGTAATACACagatttttcagtttgttttatgcACCAAATATGCAAAGTAGGTTGACGTACATGATGCTACAGTAGACTAATTCTTGACAAAACATGTCTGGCAGGTAAAAATTAACCCTCTGTCCCAAAACAGCTGGATGTGTCTTTTTAACTTTGGTCCTGGCCAGTCAAAAAATAGAGGGCTGAGTCAACTGCTGTTTAAGTCCCCAAGAAATATGCAGGAATTATGGGCTAGCTTGTCCAAACACCAAGTCAATGTAACACAGCCTGGGAATTGTTGTTTAGAAACTTCAAGACATATTTCTGAATCTCTAGAtagcacaaatacacataaatgCACGTAATAAGTTATGAAGTTACTATCTGGATAAAAGTTTACaccaaatatatataaataatatctTATAGTTTATTCCCTCCTGTCTCTGTTGGAGATAAAAACATTGGGAGAATGATAAATACAATCAAATACATAATGTGAATGgaaataagacaaaaacaaatgtgtggaGGCTCTTTTCCTACTGTCTGCCATCAGATCAACACACCACTGTGAGATCAAGTGGCAAACTATTACAAGTGATTCAGAAAATGATGTGTGAAAgcacattttatatattgtcTCTAGTGTGAACAGAGGGCAGTGTGGATTAGTGATGCTAGTAAATGATCAAAATAGCAAGGATAGATCTTAACCCAATAAAAAGCTTTTCGTCACAGGCTGAACGCATCACTGGGTTCCTACAAGTGTTTGAGAAATAGCCACGTAACCCACTGGAATCAGAGggggtattgtgtgtgtgtgtgtgtgtgtgtgtgtgtgtgtgtgtgtgtgtgcgtgtgtgtgtgtgtgtgtgtgtgtgtgtgtgtgtgttggtggccCCACTGAtggataaatatttcattatgaaaCAAGAACACTCAATGGATATGCTGTGTCTAAACTGAATCAGCCCAAATGTCCATTAGCTGGCTCAGTTATATTTTTGAGCTGACTGTTACTTGCTTTTTTTACATTCTCACATCATCTTTTGACTTACTCGTGACTTTCTTCACTTCCACTTTGTTCAGTGATTGTCGGCCTATATGGTGTTTGTCATTTCAACAGTGAAGCAAATTCTATCCTTCAAACCAGCAGGTAAGGCTGCGATCAAAGAGCACAAGAAGGAGACAGGGAGTCTAAAGTAGAGTTCTGCCAGGTGGCTGGTGAACATCACACTGTAATTGTTCTGTGCAGATGACAAAAATGGAAGGGTAAGGGTACCTGTTACTCTTAAatcatatacatttattttacctgTACGTTGAAACAAACAGCCGCGATAtaaatcaaactgttttaaagatAGTTCAAGTAgggcaaaaaaacatatagtGCCCTCAGGAATCTGACatgatttttcattatttttacagGGTTGTCAGAGTAACACTTAGATCTGTTGacaatatttaatgatttatacaACAATAAATGGAGCCATCAGTTTTGTACTTGTTAAGAGGGAACCAAATGAATCTGGACAAGCCTTGTGGCAGTTTGAAAGCAAACTGAAAAGATAAACTCTCCGAATGGATGAAACAATGtcttaaaaaatgacaacagtAAATGTTACAAGGGGTTTATAGTGTTGAATGTGATTCTGATAGAGATTAtatctcttctgttttttgattgaaaaagtaaaatatgttgCAAAGATCTTACATCCAGACTGTTGAATAAACTATATTAATACATCTTTTCAAATAGATGATTACTTGTGAAAGAAAATCATTAAACACTCCATAATGGTAGTGAATCATCTTAATGCTCTGTGGTGTTTATTTCAAGTTAAACCTGCGATGGAGACCACGGGTTAGTTGCATTACTCTGGTGTACAGCTTTCGTTGCACAACTTTACCACCACCTTCAGGGTATCAATTATCGTAATGTGTGCCCCTCTGATCTTCAAGTGAAATTACACCTTGTCATGGAGCTCTCTGCAGGAAACCAGAGGATCAGCTAGGGAGAAATGTTTTCAGCTCTATACAGTTAGGTACCTCTGTGCTGTCTTTCCACAGCGGCAATTTCCTTTCATACTCTGAAAGCAATTTAGTTCTGACTCTGATCAACATGCTAGAAATGTGAACCAGATCAACACAATGCTTGTTATAGGACAATATTCAATGTTCTTGTTGTAACCACTGCAAATATTTGTATGAAGCAGgctttcctcttgtttcttgAAGAAGAACATTtgcaaatgtcagaaaaaaaggtgtaaaaggAACCAACATAGCAAATTTGATTTGGTCCACTGACAGCCTACACAGTCCATCCTCACTCTGCCCACATACAGCAAAGATTGATGCTCCATGGGTGGAAATGTAGGAACATTTACAGTATGAGCCATGATATAGCCTTATCTTAGCTGACTGCACCACCACAGCTGGCCCTAAGTTGGTCCTATCCAGACAAGGTTCAGCACTGGTAGCAGATGTCAGCCTTGATTAAACCTCAGCTAAGCAACGTGTCAACCGCACTCTCCATACTTGGCCCAGACTCAAGTTGCCTTAACAATGGtggtttttacacatttattcatatttcaatatatacacacatatcaatattattattactagtgTAGTGTTAGCCTACAATTACTCAATACTGAATTGaagtacatttttaaagtactttacttgagtatttccattttatgtcattttactACTACTCCACTagatttcagagggaaatattgcacTCCACTTCCAATTTCGCAGACAGCTACTCGTTACTTTGCTAAATTGAGATTTTATTTGCAAAACATatgctcattttattttttaaaaatgtgaaaaatatgctgtttattctttaaaaaagacattgtttttattttgtaaatttgcAAATGCTACTCTTATTTATTTGAGATTTTGACTTTCACTAGAAGACTTTTACTTCTAATGGAGTAATTTATATAGTGTGctatttttactttactttcttacttaATACATCTTCTTCGGCCTATGCAATGCATACCAcaaataaatgtggaaaaagtcCTATTTGTAAACTCAAATGAATGTATAGCAGTCGTGGAAATGGCTGTACAGTATTTGAATGTGTGAGGAATCCACTAATACACCAAAGGGGTTTATGGCCTCCATGTGAGATGTGGATAATCCATATATCATATTTTCCAACATGTTTTAGCATCTGTAGGAGGCATGCCATCAAACGGACATCTTGTTGAAGCGTCTCCTTGTCCTATACAGTATTTCCACTGGGTGGTAGCACGATAGAACACCGGAAACGTTCGACTCGTTACGTCAGTTCCTTTAAGGATGTCGAAGTTTTGTAGTTCCTGTGTTGTTGACCTGTCAGCGTTGTAGTACAAGCTCTCACTGCTGATAATTTGTTTGTCCTTCTGCTAGTTGCAGTCTTTTTCCGTCAGCAGCACAGCGAGGACCAGGGCGTCGGACGTACAGGACTGTTTGTACttactgttgttgctgctgtcagctAACCAGTGAGCTAACGGCTGAAGTTAGCTAACAAGCCTACCAACTTGACAGCTAGCTTATAGCTTGCTAGCTAGCATTCGACGGTAGCTAGCGTTAACTAGCTTTCTAGCAGTTAGCTCGCCAGGCTGCTGGCAGTAGGAGGGGAGGAAGCCGCCCACTCCTGCAAAGCAGCCATTCCGGACAAAAGAGTGAACGGTAGGTGAGCACAAACTTAAAGCAGCTGTCTAACGTTAACTAACAGTACTATACGGGATAGTTAGCATATTGATTTAAAGATTTTGGCCAGAGGGAAAGCTTCTAGTAAGCCAGGGTTGAGCTGCACAACCGGTGTCACCAGTGCAActcctctgtcagctgtttcAGTCACTGGTTTCACTGTCATTAGTCCAAGCTGGACGGGTGTTGTGCTGACTCAAGGTAACTTTTGGCATTTCTCTTCCTATTTTTGTGACACATTCGAAGTGACATTGAAATAGTCGAGAAAGGAAACATTGGGAACATTGTGTGAAATGCAGTTGAAGCCTGTGGTTCTCAAAGTTGGGTCCGGGGACCATCAGGAGGCCAGGCAAGGATCTCAGTGGCCCTGATATCAACTTTACTgtaagaacagaacagaacttTTTTAAGTGACCTCCATGTCTACTTTGTTATACCCCAAACTATAATATTCTGCAAATATTATATTGTTTAAATTATAGTCTATTCactgattagttgattgataATTAATGAACTTCTACAACTACTTTGAACATTGATTTGAGTTCCACTATCTTTAATATGAAGATTTGCTGCTCTTCTTTGTTGTAAATAATTATGAATTAAATATCTCAAGGTTatggactgttggtcaaactTAATAAACAATTTGACTTATGTCACATTGGGGACTTGGAAACTGTAGTAagcatttaattattttggaATTTTAAAGGGTAAATGATTCATGATTAGTTAAGAAAATTATTGCAAGATTTATTAATGGTGACAATAATTAGTTGGTTGCATCCCTAAATACTGGTAGTTACTTATTCACCAATAAACCATATTTGGTTTTTGAGAGGCATTGTCTCACTAAATGGGTTTACAAGGTCTGTCATGTTGCAGAACACCTGGTTAAACAAGACTTGGCACTGTCCTTTTGTTGCTTTCTTTTTATAGCAGTCGGTTTCTGTTATGATGACATGTGCTGTTCATGTAAATCTTctctggcagtgtgtgtgggagccCTGCAGGGCTTCTCACTCACAGTGCTCAGCTGCTGCCAAGAGGTAACAGAGTGCATTTACTCAGTGTTGGATCAGGTAGCTGCTACCACCAGGAACATGTACTGTCACATCTGTCACTCATAGCGAGTCACACTTTCATAACTGACCCAGCGGCAAAAGTCCACCCCAAGGATTATTAAGTCTTAATTGCAAGTGAAAGAAGTGACAGCGccagatattttaaaataatgaccCCTCCCTTCATTGACCCATGGCTTCATTTTTGGTTGCATGATGGAATGTGTGGAATGGGGCAGAGCCTTAACCCATAACACAGGAACCCTCTGTAATGGGATATCAGAACTAGTCCCTATTGTTTTGCTGTACTCTAATAGATAGGGTGGGACTTGCATCATCCTTTTGGATTGGATCTGTAAAGGTGTTTCAACCTCTGTTTAGAGAATGCAaattaatgttaaaatgaaaagactATTTTAGATGGTGCTGTTTTACCAGGATACATAGGACAGTTGTAGGCTCAACCAAGACACTGATCACTGAGCTTAGACTCTTATGGGTTTATTTGGTTCTGCAGTTTTAAgttaattgacagaaaaataatcattgttTAAGTCAAGCAAAAATTCATAACATTTGACGGTCccaacttctcaaatgtgagaatttgttgcttttctctgttttattgtaaatcagatatctttgggtttgggtctgaagacatcacctggaaataaagaaaataaacattagatCAATCAGTGATGAAAATTATT encodes:
- the LOC130178709 gene encoding zyxin-like produces the protein MLFHVSLSRALCCLLLMPGNPFNIDAAQAHDFLTNSRPKRNIDPKWYRGTPDFQSYYRFYNSIGHIEGIYEIDRIRMLYQQMRHLELTYGPDASSYQNVLGVLTTTAAPTTTTQPPPPPTTPAPTPDPLENAQRIYLCNPKDPLCKPQIVYLPTGAVPVLCDPRLNPACRPKTEEEIKAPAPAPTQPPPPPPAPKKSVPPPPPAVTAKGMEYDCDPYWDPDCLIDHPPRPIQETAAPEAPAEEKVVKEEAAKAEESAPASPATAKGPYPYFDPYDFKRDLYDPFRYTDPAEPQ